One Campylobacter sputorum subsp. sputorum DNA segment encodes these proteins:
- a CDS encoding M23 family metallopeptidase encodes MLKDRFIITISDTNGTRHLTMHKLIKKIVIYIIAFVVFSFIFGILYISILSNQTKDLSKKRNELLKIKHELILENEKIQQQLDRRTEDFKAIEDKIADMEEQIGLTSDDNVTLSERIDDIKVTTYQMNAIFSQIPNGDVIDYKRTSARFGWRNHPILKRKEFHPGIDLAADIGTPIYAPADGVVELAEYNANNGFGYLVVIVHNYGFKTRYAHMSRKDVVKQGQFIKKGDLIGYSGNTGLSTGPHLHYEVRFIQKPLDPANFIKWDSKNFEEIFKKEGRVPWQSLIKAITNQLPKQQ; translated from the coding sequence ATTTTGAAAGATAGGTTTATCATAACTATAAGTGATACTAATGGCACAAGACATTTAACTATGCATAAACTCATTAAAAAGATAGTTATATATATCATTGCTTTTGTGGTTTTTTCTTTTATTTTTGGAATTCTTTATATTAGTATTTTATCAAATCAAACAAAAGATTTATCCAAAAAAAGAAATGAACTGCTTAAAATCAAACATGAACTTATCTTAGAAAATGAAAAGATACAACAACAACTCGATAGAAGAACCGAAGATTTTAAAGCCATAGAAGATAAGATTGCAGATATGGAAGAGCAAATTGGACTAACTTCTGATGATAATGTAACTTTAAGCGAAAGAATAGATGATATAAAGGTTACAACATATCAAATGAACGCTATATTTTCTCAAATTCCAAACGGCGATGTTATTGATTATAAAAGAACTAGTGCAAGATTTGGTTGGAGAAATCACCCTATACTTAAAAGAAAGGAATTTCATCCAGGAATTGACCTTGCTGCAGATATAGGAACTCCAATTTATGCACCTGCTGATGGTGTAGTAGAGCTTGCTGAATATAATGCAAATAATGGTTTTGGTTATTTGGTTGTAATTGTTCATAATTATGGGTTTAAAACTAGATATGCTCATATGAGTAGAAAAGATGTGGTAAAACAAGGTCAATTTATAAAAAAGGGAGATCTTATAGGTTATAGTGGGAATACCGGACTTTCTACTGGGCCTCATTTACATTATGAGGTTAGATTTATACAAAAACCTTTAGATCCGGCAAATTTCATAAAATGGGATAGTAAAAATTTCGAAGAAATATTTAAAAAGGAGGGAAGGGTTCCATGGCAATCTTTAATAAAGGCAATAACGAATCAACTACCGAAACAACAGTAA
- the mfd gene encoding transcription-repair coupling factor encodes MQSEIYEFCLEKNDFDIIVCDDDKEASVISDVVSYCGIEAYRLPDFRASFGDDLRPFNAELFEISSVLNSFYKSSSKKLLISPIRTLLNKLPSKSHFHTINLNFADKIDLNSFKEEILRFGYNIVDIVESEAEVSFRGEIIDIFCIGKEKPFRVLLNDDEIESIRYYNPSTQKSDKIELESIEISPFLAYLSKNEYENVTNKISQMQSDAFVNDLNSLGFWAIEGFENYFDKFKVILANDINLQDIITDTDLSFLKKLPVIKEAKNFKDLNTTLSKEFLEFHKDKKITILSKNDGIFKSYELDCFSNVNLKISPYVVNLISKDEIILSLNKFEKKKRVRKSSLVLDELNSGDLVVHEDYGIGKFESLELVEILGAKREFVAIIYQNNDKLLLPVEHLNKIDRYIAGSGNIAVLDKLGKGSFAKIKEKVRQKLFAIASNIIALAAKRELIKGVKIECDSLEYIKFMQSAGFEYTKDQIKAIDDISKDLASGKVMDRLISGDVGFGKTEVAMNAIFKTIKSGYSVLFFVPTTLLSSQHYTTLKERFKGFDIDVFKFDRFTSAKEKAEIKKQLQSDKPCVCIGTHALLSIKDLSLGLIIIDEEHKFGVKQKEQLKEISSSCHLLSMSATPIPRSLNMALSSIKSYSTLTTPPQNRLDIRTLVKEWDEKIIKEAIARELRRGGQTFYIHNHIATMESAKKELLGIIPNLKILILHSKIDPKTTEIEMIKFANKEYDVLLCTSIVESGIHLPNVNTIIINNANNFGMADLHQLRGRVGRSDKQGFCYFLVENKLSLSSQSVKRLVSLESNSFLGAGSVLAYHDLEIRGGGNLVGVEQSGHIEAIGYSLYLRMLETQINTLLNQNLAKENKEIELKLSINAFLNSDFISEDRLRLELYRRLSKCSDVKEVYEIQSEIEDRFGRLDIYTLQFIELMAIKVMAIKQDFVYIGNYEQNITLKKQNGESIKLKSKSKDDDDIINEVLVYLRKESSK; translated from the coding sequence GTGCAAAGTGAAATTTATGAGTTTTGTCTTGAAAAAAATGATTTTGATATTATAGTTTGCGATGATGATAAAGAGGCAAGTGTTATTAGCGATGTTGTGAGTTATTGTGGTATAGAGGCTTATAGATTACCAGATTTTAGGGCAAGTTTTGGAGATGATTTAAGACCATTTAATGCAGAGCTTTTTGAAATATCTTCTGTTTTAAATAGTTTTTATAAATCAAGCTCAAAAAAGCTGTTAATAAGCCCAATTAGAACACTTTTAAACAAATTACCATCAAAATCTCATTTTCATACTATAAATTTGAATTTTGCAGACAAAATAGATTTAAATTCTTTCAAAGAAGAGATTTTAAGATTTGGTTACAACATAGTTGATATAGTAGAAAGTGAAGCAGAGGTTAGTTTTAGGGGTGAGATAATCGATATTTTTTGTATCGGAAAAGAAAAACCTTTTAGAGTGCTTCTTAATGATGATGAGATAGAAAGCATAAGATATTATAATCCAAGCACACAAAAAAGTGATAAGATCGAACTTGAAAGTATAGAAATTTCGCCATTTTTAGCTTATTTAAGTAAGAATGAGTATGAAAATGTAACAAACAAGATATCTCAAATGCAAAGCGATGCTTTTGTAAATGATCTTAATTCGCTTGGTTTTTGGGCTATTGAAGGGTTTGAGAATTATTTTGATAAATTTAAAGTAATACTTGCTAATGATATAAATTTACAAGATATCATTACAGATACGGATTTGTCGTTTTTAAAAAAACTTCCAGTTATAAAAGAAGCCAAAAATTTTAAAGATCTAAACACTACACTAAGCAAAGAATTTTTGGAGTTTCATAAAGATAAAAAGATTACTATTTTATCAAAAAATGATGGTATTTTTAAGTCTTATGAGCTTGATTGTTTTTCAAATGTAAATTTAAAAATTTCACCTTATGTTGTAAATTTAATAAGCAAAGATGAGATTATTTTATCGCTAAATAAATTTGAAAAGAAAAAACGAGTTAGAAAATCAAGTCTTGTTTTAGATGAGTTAAATAGCGGAGATTTAGTCGTTCATGAAGATTATGGTATAGGTAAATTTGAGAGTCTTGAGTTAGTTGAAATTTTGGGTGCTAAAAGAGAATTTGTTGCGATAATATATCAAAATAACGATAAGCTTTTGCTTCCAGTAGAGCATTTAAATAAAATAGACAGATACATCGCAGGAAGCGGAAATATAGCCGTTTTAGACAAACTTGGAAAGGGAAGTTTTGCTAAAATAAAAGAAAAAGTTAGGCAAAAACTTTTTGCCATAGCTTCAAACATCATCGCACTTGCTGCTAAAAGAGAGCTTATAAAGGGTGTTAAAATTGAGTGTGATAGTTTAGAATATATTAAATTTATGCAAAGCGCTGGATTTGAATATACAAAAGATCAAATAAAAGCAATTGATGATATAAGCAAGGATTTAGCAAGTGGCAAAGTAATGGATAGATTGATAAGTGGCGATGTCGGTTTTGGAAAAACAGAAGTTGCTATGAATGCTATATTTAAAACTATAAAAAGCGGATATAGTGTGTTATTTTTTGTTCCAACTACACTTCTTAGTTCCCAACATTACACAACTCTTAAAGAGCGTTTTAAGGGTTTTGATATAGATGTTTTTAAATTTGATCGTTTTACAAGTGCTAAAGAAAAAGCAGAGATTAAAAAGCAACTTCAATCAGATAAACCTTGCGTTTGTATCGGAACTCACGCTCTTTTAAGTATAAAGGATTTAAGTTTAGGGCTAATTATCATAGATGAAGAGCATAAATTTGGCGTAAAACAAAAAGAACAATTAAAAGAAATTTCATCATCTTGTCATCTTTTAAGTATGAGTGCAACTCCTATCCCAAGAAGCTTAAATATGGCACTAAGCTCCATAAAATCATATAGCACACTTACAACTCCACCGCAAAATAGGCTAGATATAAGAACTCTTGTAAAAGAGTGGGATGAAAAGATTATAAAAGAAGCCATTGCTAGAGAGTTAAGGCGTGGCGGACAGACATTTTATATACACAACCACATTGCCACTATGGAAAGTGCAAAAAAAGAACTTCTTGGCATTATCCCAAATTTAAAAATACTCATACTTCATTCAAAAATAGATCCAAAAACAACAGAAATAGAAATGATAAAATTTGCAAATAAAGAGTATGATGTATTACTTTGTACTAGTATCGTAGAAAGTGGAATTCATTTACCAAATGTAAATACTATCATTATAAATAATGCAAATAATTTTGGTATGGCTGATTTACATCAACTTAGAGGAAGAGTTGGAAGAAGCGATAAGCAAGGATTTTGTTATTTTTTAGTTGAAAATAAATTATCTTTGAGTAGCCAAAGCGTAAAAAGACTAGTTTCTCTTGAAAGTAACTCGTTTTTAGGGGCTGGCTCTGTGCTAGCATATCACGATTTAGAGATTAGAGGTGGTGGAAATTTAGTTGGTGTCGAACAAAGCGGACATATAGAAGCTATTGGGTATTCGCTTTATTTAAGGATGCTTGAAACGCAGATTAACACACTTTTAAATCAAAATTTAGCAAAAGAAAACAAAGAAATAGAGCTAAAACTTAGTATAAATGCATTTTTAAATAGTGATTTTATAAGTGAAGATAGGTTGAGATTAGAACTTTACAGAAGGCTTAGTAAGTGTAGCGATGTAAAAGAAGTTTATGAAATACAAAGCGAGATAGAAGATAGATTTGGTAGATTAGATATTTATACATTGCAGTTTATTGAACTTATGGCTATAAAAGTTATGGCTATAAAGCAAGATTTTGTTTATATTGGAAATTATGAGCAAAACATTACTCTTAAAAAGCAAAATGGCGAGAGTATAAAACTAAAATCAAAAAGCAAAGACGATGATGACATTATAAATGAAGTTTTGGTTTATTTGAGGAAAGAGAGTAGTAAATGA
- a CDS encoding bactofilin family protein: MAIFNKGNNESTTETTVISSGAKIKGEFNFESMLHVDGILEGDIFSSSVVVIGNQGRIQGTLKAKKLIVSGIFLGDADCGSIQILAGGSINGNVISEEFVIESKATFEGKSSVRKVDEENTGQLDILIQKDDE; this comes from the coding sequence ATGGCAATCTTTAATAAAGGCAATAACGAATCAACTACCGAAACAACAGTAATTTCAAGCGGTGCAAAAATTAAAGGTGAGTTTAATTTTGAAAGTATGCTCCATGTTGATGGCATATTAGAGGGCGATATTTTTTCAAGCTCCGTTGTTGTGATAGGAAATCAAGGTCGTATACAAGGCACATTGAAGGCTAAAAAATTAATAGTTAGTGGCATTTTTTTAGGCGATGCTGATTGTGGCAGTATTCAAATTTTAGCTGGTGGAAGTATCAATGGAAATGTTATTTCAGAAGAATTTGTTATAGAGTCAAAAGCAACTTTTGAGGGCAAAAGCAGTGTTAGAAAAGTTGATGAGGAAAATACCGGACAACTTGATATTTTGATACAAAAAGATGATGAATAA